CGCGCCGCAGGGCTTCAGCTTCGGCCCACAGGATGCCGGACGCGGCGGATCTGCCGATGTCAGTCTCGTCAAACAAGTCGAAATCCTGCGCGGCCCGGCCTCTGCGCTTTACGGTTCAGACGGGCTGGCGGGCGCGATCAGCTTTGTCACCTCTGACCCGGTCGATATCATCGCAGGCGCCAGCATCGGCGGCTTCGTCACCTCGCAATACTCCAGCGACGACAATGAATTCGCCCAGACCGCAACGCTGGCCGGGCAGGCCGGCAACTGGTCGGCGATGGTGGCCTATACCCGCCGCGATTTCAGTGAACTCGACAATCAGGGCACGACCGAGGGCACAGGCCCCGCCCGCACCGCACCCAACCCGCAGGACGGGCGCAGTGATGCGGTGCTCGCCAAGCTGGTGTGGGACAACGGCCCGCATCGCATCCGCCTGACGGGCGAATATCTGGACAGTGCGGTGGAGACGCAGGTGCTGACAGGCACCGGCCCGGCTTTCACCTTTGGCCCCAATCCCGTGTGGACCGTAGATGCCCTTAACGCCCGCGACACGACTGAGCGGCTGCGCGCCTCGCTCGACTGGACCTATGATGGTTCGCCCGAGGACGCGATCGAATATGCCTTCCTCTCGGCCTATTGGCAGGACACCGAAGACCGCCAATTCGCGCTTGAGGAACGCACCACCCTCACTGCCACGCCGGCGCCCGATCGTGAGCGGCTGAACACCTTCGAGAACCGCGTCTACGGTGCGGCGGGCGAAGTGCGCTCAGGCTTCGACCTCGGCGGCATGGCGCACCGCATTGCGATCGGCGGCGATATCAGCTGGACCCGGCAGGAAGGGCTGCGCAGCGGCACCGTGCCGGGCCGGGGTGAGACGTTCCCGACCCGCGCCTTCCCGGCGACCGATTTCACGCTGGGCGGTCTGTTCGTCGCCGACGAGATTGACCTGCTGGACGGGGCGCTGACGCTGTTCCCGGCGCTGCGGTTCGACTTCTATGATCTGAACCCGACCGACGATCCGCTGCTGCCGACCTTCACCGCCTCGGGCCAGAGCGACAGCCGCCTCTCCCCCAAGCTGGGCGTCACCGTAAAGCTCGCGCCAGAGGTGATCCTGTTCGGCAATTACGCGCAAGGCTTCCTCGCGCCGACACCAAGCCAGGTGAACAACTTCTTCGAGTTCATCGCGGGCGGTTACACCTCGATCCCCAACCCCGATCTGCGGCCCGAGACCAGCGAAAGCTGGGAGGTCGGCGCGCGTTATGTGGGCGAGGTGTTCTCGCTCCAGCTGACCGCCTTCAAGGGTGATTACGACAACTTCATCAGCCAGCAGGTGGTGAGCGGCAGCTTCACCCCACAGGATCCGGCGATTTACCAATTCGTCAATTTCGACGCGGTGGAAATCGAAGGGCTGGAAGCGCGCGGCGAGGTGAAGCTGGACAGCGGCTGGAACGCGCGGATCGCGCTGGCCTATGCCAATGGCGATGTGATTGCGCCGGGTGGCAGCCGCACACCGCTCGACACGATTGAACCGTTCAACATGGTTGCAGGGGTAGGCTATCGCGCGCCTTCGGGCAGGTTCGGCGGGGAGCTGATCCTGACGCATAACGCCCGCAAGGGCGCCAACGAGCTGGAGCGCGCGGCCAGTGGTGACGATCTTCTCGTGCGGCCCGATGCGTCCACCATCCTCGATCTCACCGCCTTCTACGCCGTGACCGAGCGGCTGAAGCTGCGCGCTGGCCTCTTCAACCTGACCGACGAGACTTACACCCTGTGGTCCGATGTGCGCGGCCTCAGCGTCGCGGACGCCCGCATTGCTGATGCCTTCACCCGGCCGGGCCGCAACCTTAGCCTTTCGGCCAGCTACCGCTTCTGAACCTGAATGGAGGACCCTATGAACCGACTGACCAAAACCTTGTTCGCATCCGGGCTCGCCGCGCTCGCGCTGGCTGCTGTCCCCGCCCCGGCGCTCGCCGATGGCCCGATTGTCCAGACCGCCGAGGCCGCCAAAGCCGCCTTCGAGGAAGATCGCCAGACCATCCTTGCGATGGCAGGGGACTTCAAAGTTACCTTCGACATGCAGGAATCGACCCCGTGGTTGGAGGGCTACACGCCGCTGGAGCGCAAGATTTCCGGCGGCTACGAAAGCGTCCGCGTGATTGAGGACACGGGCACCCGCATCGTGCTCCAGCACCTGTTGGTGACGGGGGACGACGCCAATCCCTATGTCGTCAAGCATTGGCGGCAGGACTGGGAATATCAGCCCGCAAAAATCCTCGCCTTCACCGGCGGTGACACCTGGGAGCTGACCCCCGTGCCGGAAAAGATGCGCGCCGGGCGCTGGTCGCAGACGGTCTATCAGGTCGATGACAGTCCGCGCTATGCCGGGTGGGGCGAGTGGGAGACGACGCAGGGCATCCGCCGCTGGCGTTCCAACTGGACGGCTCGCCCGCTCGCCCGGCGCGATGCGATCCGCAATCCGGTCTACGACCATTACATGGGCATCAACCGCCACCAGCTGACCCCGACCGGGTGGATCCACTGGCAGGACAACACCAAGATGGTGACGCCCAAGGACGGCGGCGAGGCCGTGCCGGTGGTGCAGGAATATGTCCTCAACACCTATGAGCGCTTCAATGGCTACAACGTCGCCGCTGCCGAGACCTATTGGGCCAATACCAAGGGATATTGGGAGGCCGTGAGGGAGAAGTGGGATGCGGTGGCCGAGGCCAATGGCGGCATTCGCATCGCACAGGAAGCCAGTGCTGGCACCACGATCGCCAATGAACTGATGCTGCTCGCCGACGCGATCAAGGATGGCAAGCAGACCCCTGAAGCCGCGAGCGCCAAGGCGCTGGCGCTGATCGAGGAAGGCACGTCCCGTAAGGGCGGCTAAGCATCCCCAAATCCTCGGTGCCCCTGCCAGCGGGAAGCTGTGTCCTCGCTTCCCGCTGGCCTTCTTGCTGGGTGACGGCCCAAGCGTTAGAGGGTGACCCATGATCCTTGTCATCAACGCGCTCGAAGATGCCGACCACCGCGCCGCCATTGCCGAGCGGATCGCGATGCTGGAATGGCGCGACGGGCGCGAGACCGCTGGATCCGTGGCGCGGCAGGTGAAGCGTAATGAGCAGGCGGCGATGAACTCGCCAGCAGGCCGCGCCTTGCAGGACGAGCTGTCCCAAGTGGTTTCGGACAATGTGGTCGTGAAAGCCGCCGCGCAGCCGCGCCGGTTCTCGCCAGTGATCATCAGCCGCACCGGTGTGGGCGGCAAGTATGGCGCCCATGTCGACAATGCGTTGATGGGCCGCGGCGCGCAGCGGCTGCGCACCGATCTTTCCTTCACGCTGTTCCTGACTCCGCCCAGCGAATACGAGGGCGGCGAGCTGGTGATCCACACTGCGGGCATGACGCAGGAATTGAAGGGCGAGGCGGGCAATCTGGTGCTCTACCCCTCGGGCAGCATCCACGAGGTCAAGCCGGTGACGAAGGGCACGCGGATCGTTTGCATCGGCTGGATCGAAAGCACGGTCGCCGATCCGGCGCAGCGCGAGATGCTGTTCGATCTTGAAAACCTGCGCACCGCGCTCCGCCAGCAATTGCCCGCCCAGTCGGCTGAGCTGCTGACGCTGGACAAGACCATCGCCAACCTACTGCGGATGTGGGCGCGGTCCTGAGCTCTTGCCGGTAGCGGTGCGTTTGCCCTTCACGGTGAAGTAGAGGATCAGGCTCACCCCGATGATGCTTGGCCCCGCCCAGATCAGCGGGTTGAACACGTGTTCGGGGATCAGCCGGATCAGTCCGACCGAAAGGAAGGCTGTATAGGCCGAAATGCCCATGCCGATCAGCGCGCGGAAATGCTCGCCGATATATGTCGTGCGGGGAGGTTCGGCGGGGCGCCAGATGTAGCGCTGCTGGATCAGCATCGCGACAAGGCCGATGAAAGCGACCAGCACCATCAGCGGGTGCTCGACCCTGTAGCCATAAATCCCGCACCACGCGCCAGAGATCACCACGGCGGCGATCATCGCCTGATACCGCGCCGAACGAAGCGCGCGCCGGTCGCGGCTGTGGCGCACCACAGCGAGGCCATAGTCGACAAAGCCGATGGTGAGCACGCCCAGATAGAGCATCATCCAGCCGAACAGGCCTTCATACAGCGCGCGGTCAGTGACTTCGGGGTGGCGATGGTCGGGCCCGTAGAGCGATAGCAGCGCCATCGCGATGGCGAGCGCGCCCGCGCCCAGAAACCCGTAGCACGTCGCGCGGCCCCACTTTCGGTGTTGGGCGGCACCCTTGCGCGTGACGATCGGCCCCCAGAACGCCGTCAGCCCCACTGCTCCGGCGGCGACATGAAGGACAACAAGGGCTTCAAACAACGCCATCCCGGTCAGGATGACACAATCGCTGTGCCGCGCCTAGAGCCTGTCACCGCACCCGTGACGGCGCCACCATTACCGCATTGGCGATCATCAGGTCGAGCCCTTCGAGATAGGCGCGGGCCGACGGATCATGGGCAAAGCCGATCACCAGCCCGCGTCCCTGCGGCTGCGCCATCAGGTAGGGTTTATAGGCCAGCTGCCGCCGGTTTTCGTCCCACACATAGCCGCTTGCGATCAGATTGCCCGCTGCCGCGAAGCGCAGGACGTTGATCCCATTGGCCCGGTCGAGCGGGGTGAAGATCTGCGTGCCCGTTGCCAGCACAACCGCGCCATTGTCGTATCCGGCGGAGAGGAAGTGATCGGGCTCACCCACCACATTCAGCAGCGCGCCCGGCAACGTGTCGGGGAGCGCCTGCTGGTCCTTGATCGCTTCGCGGTATTCCGCGTCGTTGCCGATCGCGACTGCTTCAGCCAGAGCGGCCTTGTCGTCATTGCTGTCGGCAGGCTCACGCCCCAGCGCCGCTTCGCGCTTGACCGCCAGCAGGGGATTTTCGCCGCTGCTGAAGGTTTCCAAGCTCTCGCCGATTGCGACCAACACGCCGCCGCGTTGCACAAAGCTGCGGATTGCCCGCAGGCCCCCATCGCCGAGCACGCTTGACGGATCGCCCTCGGGCACCAGCACCACATCGTAATCCGACAGGTCGGCGCGGCCCAAGCGGCTGGTGCGGATCGGCGTTACCGGCAGGCCGAGCCGCTGTTCAAGCACATAGCGCAGGGCGCCTGCGCTCAATTGCGAGACACCGTCGTCCCACGCCACGGCGACGCGCGGCATGGTTAGCCGCACGAAATGCTCGCTGCCGAGGTTTGGCCCATCGTCGACCCAGCCATTTTCAAGCGCCACCGTATGGGCGCCGACATCGCGGGCGAGTTCGGCGAGGCGGGCCATCTTGTCCGGGCTATTGGACCCGGCCGGAAACACCACTGTCCCGCGCGGAAACTCGCGCCCCGCCGTGGTGAAGGCGCGGTCGGTCACGCGCCCGTCGATGCCTTCGCGCAGCGCCAGTGCGACCAGCCGCGCCTGCCCGCTGTCGGTCCACGGCACGGCAATGCCAAAGCTGCCAGCGCCTTCCGCCTTGGCTGCAATCGGCGCAGCGGCGCTCATCGCATCGCCGCTGACGGCCGCATTGCACAGCGCTACATCCACGCCCGCCATCGGCCCGACCGACCATGCGGTCACGTCATACAGCTCGTGCGGCAGATCGACCGAACGGCGGCGCTCCTGTTCGGCGAGGAAATCGGGCGGCAAGGGGGTGTCGCGGTCGAGCAGGCTCTTGACCAGCCGGGCGGCCGGCTGGGCTTGCGGAACAGCGAGGTAGCCTGCGGGATAGGACTTGCCGCAAACACTCGCGCCGCCCTCGCGTCGCAGCACGGTGATGCCCTGTTCGGCCAACCGTCGCCCCAGCCGTTCAGCATTCCAGCGCCGCTTCGACAGGTCGATCACATAGGTGCCGCGTCCTGCCGAGCCACTGGCATTGCCGCTGCGATAGGCGGCAAAATCGCTCAGGAACCGAGACGGATTGTCGGCCACAGCGGCAGCGGTGGCGAGGCTGGCGGTGAAGTGGTTGGTGATGCCGTCAGCGTAGGTCAGTTCCGTCCCGTCGCGCCGTGCAAACACCAAGCCCCGCGCAGAACCCTGTTCGTAGGTGCTCCCGATCGCGCCCTGATGTGCGTTCCAGGTGTCGCCATAGCCGGGATAGAACAGGTCATAGACCTCACGGGTGAAATAGGGCTCGCCCCGCGCGTCGAAGGCGGCGGCATTGTAACGCCCGATCAGGTCGTAACTGCGGATTTGCGCGGCCGAGAGATTGGGGTTGAAGGGCTGTGCGGCGGGGGAGAAGAAGTAGGTCTCGTCCCCGCCCATTTCATGGAGGTCAACCACCACCACCGGGTTCCACTGGCGGATCGCGGCAACCTTGCCCCGGGTCTCGGGTTGGCTGAGCGTGAACCAGTCGCGGTTGAGATCGAACATATAGTGATTGACCCGGCCCGAGGGCCACGGCTCGTCATGCTCGGCCGCTTGCCGGTCGGCGGCTGGGATGATGCCCGTCGTAGCAAGGAAATTGTTCACGAACCGCGCGCGCCCATCGGGGTTCTGCATCGGATCGACCACGACGATGGTGTTCGCCATGATCTTGGCCGCACGCGCGTCATCTGTGGCCGCGAGCAGGTGATAGGCGGTCATCAGCGCCGCGTCGGTCGAGGAAATCTCGTTGCCGTGGACGCCGTATGCGAGCCAAGTGACGGGCAAGGCCGAGCCATTGCCGGGGCGCCCTGCGGCGATGCTGGCCATATCGGCGCGGATCGTCTCAAGTTTCGCCATGTTGGCGGGCGCAGACAGCACGAGATAATAGAGCGGCCGCCCCTCCCAGCTCACCGCATATTGCACCAGCCGTGCCCGATCCGGCGCAGCTTCGGCGAGTGCCTTCAGATAGGCATAGGTCTGGTCGGGCGAGGTGATGCGGGCGCCCGGTGCATGGCCAACCGTGGCGGTCAGTGTGGGGACCGCAGGATCAAAACTGCCTTCGATGAAGGACTGCGCCGCGGCAGGCTGGCCTGCACCCATCAGTGCCGCCATTACGACAAGGCACTGGCCCCAGAATCTATTGCGCATGAAGAACCTCGCATGATCGCCCATCGGCGTGAGCGACAAGCCTTGCCGCGAACACGGCGGCCCGGTCAAGGCAGGAGGGGCGAATGACGCAAGTGCGAGGGGCGGCTAAGCCACAGTGGGCCACAGCCATGCCATTTCCGCTCTGCCGCAAAGAGGCGGAAATGGTGGGCGCGACAGGGATTGAACCTGTGACCCCACCCGTGTGAAGGGTGTGCTCTACCGCTGAGCTACGCGCCCGTCCGTGGGGCCATACGACCCGGACAGGGGGGCGCCTTTAATCCGGCCTTGCGCGCTTGGCAAGCGCTCGCGGCCAGGTGGCGTGCGATTTCGCGGACGCTTAGCCGCCCGTCAGCCACGCCAGCAGCGCCAGCATCCCCTCGGGCCGCTTGGCCGGGGAGGGCGGGGGCGCAGAGCTTGGCGGACACTCGGCACAAAATGCCTGAACACCGCGGGTTCCCAGCAGGCGCTCGGCATCGCGGGCGAGCCGTGCACCGAGGTTCTCGCTGCGCGCCGCAGCTATAGCGAACAGATCGCCATTGTTTACGGCCGGCGCGCGCGCGGTCTGGCTGGAGACCAGCTGTCGGATCAGCGAATCGTAATTCTCGCTCTGCTCACCAAGATAGACCGCGTGCCATCCGCCGTCTTTCAAGCCAGCCTTGGCCGCTGCCCAGCCGAGCGCGGCATCCATGCCGCCGAATTCGTCTACAAGGCCCTTTTGGCGCGCGGTTCCGCCGTCCCACACCTGACCTTGTGCGACGCTATCGACCCGGTCGACCGGCATCCGCCGCGCCTTGGAGACGAGGGTGATGAAGTCCTTGTACGTGCCGCTGATCGAGGTCTGGAACAGCGTGTCCATTTCCGGGCTGAAGCCGCCGATGAAGTCGGGCTGGCCCGAAAGCGGCGTGGTGCGATAGCCATCGGCGTTGACCCCAAGCCGGGCGGCGGCCTGTTCAAAGGTTGGCACCACGGCGAAGACGCCGATCGAGCCGGTGATCGTATCGGGCTCGGCGAAGATCCGGTCGCTCGAGGTGGCGACCCAGTAGCCGCCGCTTGCCGCAACATTGCCGAAGGACACGGCGACCGGGATCTTGCGGTCGCGGTGGCGCTGGATCGCGCGGCGGATTTCCTCCGCTGCGGTGGCTGATCCGCCCGGCGAATCGACCCGCACCACCAGCGCGGCGAAATCATCGTCGAGCGCCTCGTCGAGCAGGTCGGCGATCCGCCTGCCCCCGGCGATCCCCGGCCCGGCATCGCCATCAACAATCTCACCCGCGATGGTGATCACGCCGATGGCCTTGCCCGGACGGTCTTTTCGGGCATCGGCGAGGAAGGCGCCAAGCTCGCTCGAGGCGTAGGTGCCGGGCAGGTTGCTCCACGGGTCCTTACCCGCCAATTCCGCCACCCGAGCGCCAAACTGGACGCGGTCGCCTAGCTTGTCGACCAGCCCTGCGGAAAAGGCCGCCTGCGCCAGATCGCCGCCCGAACTCTGGAGCCAGGTGAGCGGATCGCCCGTCACGCGCGCCAGTGCGAGCTTGGGGCGGGCCTTGGTGACATTCGCCTGCCACTCCTCCCACATCGCGCCGTACAGGCCGCCAAGGTTCTGGCGCGCCTCGTCCGACATCGAACTGCGCGAATATGGCTCCACCGCCGATTTGAACGCGCCCACGCGGTACACCCGCGCGTTGACGCTGAGCTTTTCGAGCAGGCCCGCATAATAGAGCCGGTTGCCGCCCGGCCCGGAGATGACGGCCAGGCCCTGCGGATCGAGCCACACTTCGCTCGCATGGGCGGCCAGCAGCATGTGATCATCGGCATAGCCAACCGCATAGGTCAGCACCGGCTTCTTTGCCTTGCGCACCCGGTCCATCGCTTCGCCGATGTCCTTGAGGTGCACCTGCCCACCGCCGAGGAAGGTGGTGAGATCGAACACCACGGCCTTGATGCGGTCATCGCTCGCAGCGGCGTCCAGCGCCCGGACGATATCGCGGGCGCGGTATTCGCCGACCGGGGCGGTGCCCGACAGCAGCGTCTCAATCGGATCGAGCACCGATTTCTCTTCGACCACGATGCCGTCCAGATCGATCAGCAGCGCCCCTTCGCGCACCTGACCGGGGTTGGGGCGGGCCGAAAGGATGGCAAACAGCGCCACAAAGAACAGCAGCATGAACAGGAGCACCAGCCCGTCCTTGATCCCAACGAGGATCTTCCAGACCTTGCCGACAAAATTCATGCATTCGTTCCTTCAGCTTGCCCCGCCGATCTAGGGACTTTGCACGGTAACTGCTATCGGAAACCTTACGCGATGGGTTGAGCAGCGGATGAGGCTCGACTAGGGGCATGGACTTGATGGATGCATGCGAGACTTCACCGGCACAGGGCCGCTTTCCGGCCGGGCGGTTGGCGTTTCCGCATCGCGACCTCACCGGCATCGGCCAGTTGCAGCGGCATGAGATTCTCTACCTGCTCGATCAGGCCGAACAATGGGTCGCGCTCAACCGCCAGCGGACCAAGCATACGGACCTGCTGGCGGGCCTGACGATCATCAACGCCTTCTTCGAAAACTCCACCCGTACGCTGCTCAGCTTCGAGATCGCAGGCAAGCGGCTGGGGGCGGATGTCGTCAACATGCACGCCGCGCAAAGTTCAGTGAAGAAGGGCGAGACGCTGATCGACACCGCGATCACGTTGAACGCGATGCGCGCCGATGCGATTGTGATCCGGCATGGATCGTCCGGCGCGACCGGGCTGATTGCGGACAAGGTCGATTGTCCGGTGCTCAACGCGGGCGACGGCA
This sequence is a window from uncultured Erythrobacter sp.. Protein-coding genes within it:
- a CDS encoding TonB-dependent hemoglobin/transferrin/lactoferrin family receptor → MYFINKLALSAAPLTLLAVPATAEDLASEADAEAQQQTGRITVTATRTPVLQEEAPATVTIITDQEIADQLATDIKDLIRFEPGVSVRRAPARFGAAIGATGRARNEGFTVRGIGGNRVLVQVDGIRAPQGFSFGPQDAGRGGSADVSLVKQVEILRGPASALYGSDGLAGAISFVTSDPVDIIAGASIGGFVTSQYSSDDNEFAQTATLAGQAGNWSAMVAYTRRDFSELDNQGTTEGTGPARTAPNPQDGRSDAVLAKLVWDNGPHRIRLTGEYLDSAVETQVLTGTGPAFTFGPNPVWTVDALNARDTTERLRASLDWTYDGSPEDAIEYAFLSAYWQDTEDRQFALEERTTLTATPAPDRERLNTFENRVYGAAGEVRSGFDLGGMAHRIAIGGDISWTRQEGLRSGTVPGRGETFPTRAFPATDFTLGGLFVADEIDLLDGALTLFPALRFDFYDLNPTDDPLLPTFTASGQSDSRLSPKLGVTVKLAPEVILFGNYAQGFLAPTPSQVNNFFEFIAGGYTSIPNPDLRPETSESWEVGARYVGEVFSLQLTAFKGDYDNFISQQVVSGSFTPQDPAIYQFVNFDAVEIEGLEARGEVKLDSGWNARIALAYANGDVIAPGGSRTPLDTIEPFNMVAGVGYRAPSGRFGGELILTHNARKGANELERAASGDDLLVRPDASTILDLTAFYAVTERLKLRAGLFNLTDETYTLWSDVRGLSVADARIADAFTRPGRNLSLSASYRF
- a CDS encoding DUF6607 family protein produces the protein MNRLTKTLFASGLAALALAAVPAPALADGPIVQTAEAAKAAFEEDRQTILAMAGDFKVTFDMQESTPWLEGYTPLERKISGGYESVRVIEDTGTRIVLQHLLVTGDDANPYVVKHWRQDWEYQPAKILAFTGGDTWELTPVPEKMRAGRWSQTVYQVDDSPRYAGWGEWETTQGIRRWRSNWTARPLARRDAIRNPVYDHYMGINRHQLTPTGWIHWQDNTKMVTPKDGGEAVPVVQEYVLNTYERFNGYNVAAAETYWANTKGYWEAVREKWDAVAEANGGIRIAQEASAGTTIANELMLLADAIKDGKQTPEAASAKALALIEEGTSRKGG
- a CDS encoding Fe2+-dependent dioxygenase, with product MILVINALEDADHRAAIAERIAMLEWRDGRETAGSVARQVKRNEQAAMNSPAGRALQDELSQVVSDNVVVKAAAQPRRFSPVIISRTGVGGKYGAHVDNALMGRGAQRLRTDLSFTLFLTPPSEYEGGELVIHTAGMTQELKGEAGNLVLYPSGSIHEVKPVTKGTRIVCIGWIESTVADPAQREMLFDLENLRTALRQQLPAQSAELLTLDKTIANLLRMWARS
- a CDS encoding M14 family metallopeptidase, producing MRNRFWGQCLVVMAALMGAGQPAAAQSFIEGSFDPAVPTLTATVGHAPGARITSPDQTYAYLKALAEAAPDRARLVQYAVSWEGRPLYYLVLSAPANMAKLETIRADMASIAAGRPGNGSALPVTWLAYGVHGNEISSTDAALMTAYHLLAATDDARAAKIMANTIVVVDPMQNPDGRARFVNNFLATTGIIPAADRQAAEHDEPWPSGRVNHYMFDLNRDWFTLSQPETRGKVAAIRQWNPVVVVDLHEMGGDETYFFSPAAQPFNPNLSAAQIRSYDLIGRYNAAAFDARGEPYFTREVYDLFYPGYGDTWNAHQGAIGSTYEQGSARGLVFARRDGTELTYADGITNHFTASLATAAAVADNPSRFLSDFAAYRSGNASGSAGRGTYVIDLSKRRWNAERLGRRLAEQGITVLRREGGASVCGKSYPAGYLAVPQAQPAARLVKSLLDRDTPLPPDFLAEQERRRSVDLPHELYDVTAWSVGPMAGVDVALCNAAVSGDAMSAAAPIAAKAEGAGSFGIAVPWTDSGQARLVALALREGIDGRVTDRAFTTAGREFPRGTVVFPAGSNSPDKMARLAELARDVGAHTVALENGWVDDGPNLGSEHFVRLTMPRVAVAWDDGVSQLSAGALRYVLEQRLGLPVTPIRTSRLGRADLSDYDVVLVPEGDPSSVLGDGGLRAIRSFVQRGGVLVAIGESLETFSSGENPLLAVKREAALGREPADSNDDKAALAEAVAIGNDAEYREAIKDQQALPDTLPGALLNVVGEPDHFLSAGYDNGAVVLATGTQIFTPLDRANGINVLRFAAAGNLIASGYVWDENRRQLAYKPYLMAQPQGRGLVIGFAHDPSARAYLEGLDLMIANAVMVAPSRVR
- the sppA gene encoding signal peptide peptidase SppA, yielding MNFVGKVWKILVGIKDGLVLLFMLLFFVALFAILSARPNPGQVREGALLIDLDGIVVEEKSVLDPIETLLSGTAPVGEYRARDIVRALDAAASDDRIKAVVFDLTTFLGGGQVHLKDIGEAMDRVRKAKKPVLTYAVGYADDHMLLAAHASEVWLDPQGLAVISGPGGNRLYYAGLLEKLSVNARVYRVGAFKSAVEPYSRSSMSDEARQNLGGLYGAMWEEWQANVTKARPKLALARVTGDPLTWLQSSGGDLAQAAFSAGLVDKLGDRVQFGARVAELAGKDPWSNLPGTYASSELGAFLADARKDRPGKAIGVITIAGEIVDGDAGPGIAGGRRIADLLDEALDDDFAALVVRVDSPGGSATAAEEIRRAIQRHRDRKIPVAVSFGNVAASGGYWVATSSDRIFAEPDTITGSIGVFAVVPTFEQAAARLGVNADGYRTTPLSGQPDFIGGFSPEMDTLFQTSISGTYKDFITLVSKARRMPVDRVDSVAQGQVWDGGTARQKGLVDEFGGMDAALGWAAAKAGLKDGGWHAVYLGEQSENYDSLIRQLVSSQTARAPAVNNGDLFAIAAARSENLGARLARDAERLLGTRGVQAFCAECPPSSAPPPSPAKRPEGMLALLAWLTGG